GGCCGATCGTCTTGCCGATATCGGACTGCAGCGCGAGCGCTTCTGCGAGCACCTGCGCGCTCTCGCTTAGCCGGCCCTTATATTTGGCGATTCCGGGGAGCGCGGCGAGCGCGCTTTTGCGGGCGGCGTCCCAGGCGGCATCGTCGGGATAGATTTCGGTCAGGTCCCACGCGGCGCCCCCGGCAGTCTGGGCAGCGCTCTGCGCCCATGCCGGCAACGATGTGGCGAGAGTCGCGAACGCGCCTGCGGCCAGCGCATCGCGGCGAGTCAGTTCGGTCATTCAAGGCTTCCCCGAAGCGGCGCCGGTAGGCTCGACGCGAAGTTGGAAACCGACAATCTGTCGCGCTTTTGGCGGCAAGGGAAGCGCTTTGTCGGCTTAAGGGGCCAACACACTTCGCGATGTCGATCGTCTCGCAAAGCAGAAGGGCCGGGTTTCCCCGGCCCTTCGCATAGTTCGATCTGGCCGTGCACGGACAAAGCCCGTGCTGGACGTCGGACGGGCTCGCAAGCTTCGCTGGCGACCTGCCGTCCGGATCGGAACGAGTCCTGGACCAGCGGCGCTGGTCCAGGCCGTTCGCGATCAGAAGTCCATGCCGCCCATGCCGCCCATGCCGCCGCCGCCCATGGGCATTGCCGGCTTGTCTTCCGGAAGCTCGCTCACCGCCGCTTCGGTGGTGATGAGCAGGCCGGCGACCGAGGCTGCGTTCTGGAGCGCGGTGCGGACGACCTTGGTCGGGTCGATCACGCCGGCCGCGACCAGGTTCTCGTACACGTCGGTCGAGGCGTTGAAGCCGTACGACGTGTCGGTCTGGTCGAGCAACTTGCCCGAAACGACCGCGCCGTCATGGCCGGCATTCGCTGCGATCTGGCGAACCAGCGCGGTCAGCGACTTGCGGACGATATCGACGCCGCGGGTCTGGTCCTCGTTCGCGCCCTTGAGGCCGTCGAGAGCCTTGGTCGCGTAGAGAAGCGCGGTGCCGCCACCAGGAACGATGCCCTCTTCGACGGCTGCGCGGGTTGCGTGCAGCGCGTCGTCGACGCGGTCCTTGCGCTCCTTGACTTCGACTTCCGAAGCACCGCCGACCTTGATCACGGCAACGCCGCCGGCGAGCTTGGCGAGACGCTCCTGGAGCTTCTCACGGTCGTAATCGCTGGTGGTGTTCTCGATCTGCTGGCGGATCGCGTCGGTGCGGCCCTTGATCGAATCGGCTTCACCCGCGCCGTCGATGACGGTGGTGTTGTCCTTGTCGATCGTGACGCGCTTGGCGGTGCCGAGCATGCCGAGGGTAACGGTCTCGAGCTTGATGCCGAGGTCTTCCGAGATGACTTCGCCCTTGGTGAGGACGGCGATGTCCTCGAGCATCGCCTTGCGGCGATCGCCGAAGCCCGGCGCCTTGACCGCTGCAACCTTGAGGCCGCCGCGCAGCTTGTTGACGACGAGCGTGGCCAGAGCCTCGCCCTCGATGTCCTCGGCGATGATGAGCAGCGGACGGCCCGACTGGACGACGGCTTCCAGGATCGGGAGCATCGCCTGCAGGTTCGACAGCTTCTTCTCGTGGATCAGGATGTAGGGATCCTGAAGCTCGACGGTCATCTTCTCGGGGTTGGTGATGAAGTACGGCGAGAGATAGCCGCGGTCGAACTGCATGCCCTCGACAACGTCGAGCTCGAAATCGAGACCCTTGGCTTCCTCGACGGTGATTACGCCTTCCTTGCCGACCTTCTCCATCGCCTCGGCGATCTTCTCGCCGACGACGGTGTCGCCATTGGCCGAGATGATGCCGACCTGTGCGATCTCGGCAGTGCCGGCAACCGGCTTCGAGCGCGACTTCACGTCCTCGACGACCTTGATCACGGCGAGATCGATGCCGCGCTTGAGATCCATCGGGTTCATGCCGGCGGCGACCGACTTCATGCCCTCGCGGACGATCGCCTGGGCGAGCACGGTGGCGGTGGTGGTGCCGTCACCGGCGATGTCGTTGGTCTTCGAAGCGACTTCGCGGACCATCTGCGCGCCCATGTTCTCGAACTTATCCTTGAGTTCGATTTCCTTGGCGACGGTAACGCCGTCCTTGGTGATGCGCGGTGCGCCGAACGACTTGTCGATCACGACGTTGCGGCCCTTCGGCCCCAGCGTGACCTTGACTGCATCGGCGAGGATATCGACGCCGCGGAGGATGCGCTCACGCGCGTCGCGGCCGAATTTTACGTCCTTGGCTGCCATGTTGGCTACCCTTTCAGAATATGGTGAAGTTGACGAAGTTGACTAATGCCATCGCGCGAGTCCCGCATGGGACCCGGCGGGCTTCAGCCGAGAATGCCGAGGATGTCGGATTCCTTCATGATGAGGAGATCCTCACCATTGACCTTGACTTCGGTGCCCGACCATTTGCCGAACAGGATGCGGTCGCCGGCCTTGACGTCGAGCGGAGTCACCTTGCCGTCATCGGCGCGGGTGCCCGAACCGACGGAGACGACTTCGCCTTCCTGCGGCTTTTCCTGGGCGGTGTCAGGGATGATGATCCCGCCGGCGGTCTTCTGTTCGGCTTCGACACGACGGACGAGCACGCGGTCATGCAACGGACGAAAGCTCATTGCGCTGCGATCCTCTACTTGGGTTGAACGGGTTTAGCACTCAAACAGCGTGAGTGCTAACGCTCTGGGGATATGCGTAGGCCGATGGCGTTCGTCAACGGGCTTGCGCCGGAATCTTTCGTCCGTCCGTCCAACGGTGCGGTGCTCCTACGAAAGCAGTCGCAGGCAATGTCCTCGGCCGTCGACTCCTGCCTTTGCAGGAGGAACGAGTGGAGTCAGGCGCGGGTCGAGAGCAGCCGTTCGATCGCGGCGCCGACGCTGGGGAAGGTCTCGTTGACGTCGCTCGAAACCTTGTCGCGGAGCACCGGGTTGGTGCCGTCGAGCGATACCGTGAACAGATCGATATCGGTCTCGCCGAGCACCAGATATGCTTCGTGGCCGGGGCCCTGGCGCCACAATTTGTTCGCTGCGATCAGACCCTGCCAGAAGCCGCCCGGGCCGGGAGACGCCTCGCTCTGCGCGCTGCCGTACAGGACGAGGCCGTCGAAATCGACGCCGTCCGAGCGGCGCAGCAGGGCGGCATAGTCGTCGGGCAGCGTCGCGCCGAATTTGCGCTGGAGCGCGCCGCGCAGCACCGCGAGGCGGCCATCATCGGCACCCGGCTGCACTGTCTCGCCGACTGCTACCTGCGCGTCGCGCGCCGCCACTATCACTGCGTCCATGCCATTTTCTCCGGCCATCGGCTTCAGTGTCCCGCGCAATCGATCATGGTGCGGGAGGATAGACGAAGCCGCGGGCGATCGGGAAGTCCACCTGTCGGCTCTGCCCTACGCCCAGATCGCCGACCAGCGTGCGCTGGGCGTTGGTGAGCGCGATATGATGCGGATCGTTCCTGATCAGCACGAGATTGTCGAAGCTGTTGGTGCCGCCATCGTCTAGCGGCAGCTTGTGATGGACCTGCCAGCCCTGGGGCACGCGGCCCGTGGCGATGCGATCGATCGCGGCCTGATCGAGCCCGGCGCGGCGCAGCGCATCGACCTTGGCCGGATCGCCGGCGAGATCGCGGAGGAAATTGCCACGCACGCTCGAATCGAAGCTGTTGCGGAGCGCGGCATATTCGACTCGGTCGCGCTTCACATAATTGACCGGGACCGAGTCGATGCCGCGCAACTCGACGCTCTGGCCGCGGACGGTGCCGGTATAAATGCCTTCGTCGGCCTGCCTGGTGCCCGCGCCGAAGAACTCGTCGAGCTGGCTCTTCATGCGGTTGATCGCGTCGCGGGCGCTGCCGGGAAGCGCATCGATCGCGCCCTGCGGGATGGCGTCGACGGCGTTCTTGACCTGGCGTAGCGCCGGTTCGAGCGCGCCGCGCAACGCCGGATTGGCGACGACTGCGGCGACGGAGTCGCTGACGGTCTGGGCCCATTTGCCGACCTTGCCCGCCTTGGCCGCGTCGCCGAGATAGGGAATGATGCCGGCGGCGGAGAGCACGCCGTTGAGCGCATGCCCGCCCGCATCGCCCCAATTGCCCGAAAAGAGCGAGCCGATCGCACGCCCCGCGGAAATGACCGTGTTGCTGCCGTCGGAGATCGGCGTCGGCTCGATGATGCCGGTTATGTCGAGCGCGAGCTGGGTGAGATCTAGCCCGAGCTGGACCGGATCGGGGGCGGCATCATTGGCCGGCGTCGGCGGGGTGGCACCTGCACTGGTGTCCCCTTCGAGCGCACGGGCCAGCTCGCCGCGTTCGACCGGAGTGAGGCTGCGGTCGATCTCGGCCTCGACCCAGCCGGCGGTTTGCGGCGTGTCCTGCCGGACGCGTTCGACGCTGGCAGCTAGGCCCTGCACATCGACGCCGCCGCCGGGCAGCCGGTTGGCGCTGATCGCGAGCTGCGCCTGGGTGGCGAGCTGGGGCGAGGGCGGGCCGATCGGATTGTCGGCGCCGGGAGAGCGGGCGGGATCGACCATGACGGGCCTCCGTGACGTGCGCCCCTCGGATAGCCCGCCATGGGGCGGGCGGCTGTAATCGATTCGCTTACCGTCCCGAACAGGCGTAGTATCGGTGCGTGCCGGGGGGCATCGGAGGAGCGCGTCATGACTGTCGCTCGTATCGAAGCTGTTGAGCGCCCGGCGGAGACATATGAAGTTCGCACTATCGACTCGGCCGACCTGCGCGAGGCCCTTCGCCAGGGCTGGGCCGATTTTCTCGAACATCGCGGCGACTTGCTGTTCGTCGGGATCATCTATCCTGCAGTGGGTATCCTCGCCGCGGTGATGGCGTTGCAGGGGTCGCTCATTCCGCTGTTCTTCCCGGTCGCGGCGGGAATCGGATTGCTCGGCCCGGTGGCGGCGAGCGGCTTCTATGAGCTGGCGCGCCGGCGCGAGCAGGGGCTGCCGTCGGACTGGTCGCATTTCTTCGATGTGGTGCGGCGCCCTTCGTTCGATGCGCTGACCGGCGTTGCCGGGCTGTTGCTGGTGATCTTCCTCGCCTGGCTGGGCGTCGCGGCGGGGCTGTATGGCGCGCTGATCGGGACGCCGCCGGACAGCGTGGCCGCCTTTGCGACGCAGCTGTTCACTACGCGGGAGGGCTGGGCATTGATCGTTCTCGGCAATCTGGCGGGCGTGCTCTTTTCCGCCACGGTGCTGACGGTGAGCGTGGTGGCGATGCCGATGCTGGTCGACAAGGACGTCGATGCGCGCACCGCGATCCACATTTCGCGACTGGCGGTCGCGGCGAACAAGGGCGTGATGCTGCGCTGGGGCGTCACCGTCGGCGTGCTGCTGGTACTCGGCTCGATCCCGTTCTTCGTCGGGCTGGCGGTGGTACTGCCGGTACTCGGCTATGCGACCTGGCATCTCTATACCAGGCTGGTGGCGCGCTGATCTGCCATCTGTATTGCGTGAATAACACACAGGCCGTTTACTCGCCTTGCGCCATCCGGTAGCAGGGAAGGGCAATCGAGGGAGCGGCACTGGTGAGACTGGTTCGGGGCGCGTGGAAAATTTTGGTCGGGATCAAGGACTTCCTTGTCCTCGTCCTGATGCTGCTGTTTTTCGCGGGGCTGTTTGCGGCGCTTTCGTACAAGCCCAACAAGGCGGCGGTACATGATGGCGCGTTGGTCGTGGCGCTGGACGGGGCGCTGGTCGAGCAGCCCGAGGAGAGCGATCCGTTCGCCAGCTTCGGCAGCGGCGCCGCGACCAAGCAGCATCGCCTGCGCGACGTGCTGCGCGCGCTGGAGACGGCGCGGACCGACGACCGGGTCAAGGCGGTAGTGCTCGATCTCGACCGGTTCATGGGCGGCTATCCCGCCGCGGTCACGGAAGTCGCCGAGGCCGTCGGCAAGGTGCGGGGCAGCGGCAAGAAGGTCCTCGCCTACGCCACCGGCTATACCGATGACGGCTATGCGCTGGCGGCCAATGCCAGCGAGATCTGGATCAATCCGCTGGGCGGCACGCTGATCGCGGGGCCGGGCGGCACCCAGCTCTATTACAAAGGGCTGATGGACAAGCTCGGCGTCAATGCGCACGTCTACAAGGTCGGCAAGTTCAAGTCGGCGGTCGAGCCATATATCCGCACCGACATGTCGCCCGAGGCGCGCGCCGCAAACGAGGCGCTGTACGGCGCGATCTTCAGCCAGTGGCGCGAAGGCGTGGCCAAGGCGCGGCCAAAGGCGCGGATCGCCGAGTATCTGGCCAAGCCCGACGAAGTCGTGATCGGCGCGAAGGGCGACATCGCGGCGTCGAACCTCGCGTACGGGCTGGTCGACAAGGTCGGCGACCGG
This genomic stretch from Sphingomonas sp. LM7 harbors:
- a CDS encoding DUF2189 domain-containing protein, whose protein sequence is MTVARIEAVERPAETYEVRTIDSADLREALRQGWADFLEHRGDLLFVGIIYPAVGILAAVMALQGSLIPLFFPVAAGIGLLGPVAASGFYELARRREQGLPSDWSHFFDVVRRPSFDALTGVAGLLLVIFLAWLGVAAGLYGALIGTPPDSVAAFATQLFTTREGWALIVLGNLAGVLFSATVLTVSVVAMPMLVDKDVDARTAIHISRLAVAANKGVMLRWGVTVGVLLVLGSIPFFVGLAVVLPVLGYATWHLYTRLVAR
- a CDS encoding YrhA family protein, which codes for MDAVIVAARDAQVAVGETVQPGADDGRLAVLRGALQRKFGATLPDDYAALLRRSDGVDFDGLVLYGSAQSEASPGPGGFWQGLIAANKLWRQGPGHEAYLVLGETDIDLFTVSLDGTNPVLRDKVSSDVNETFPSVGAAIERLLSTRA
- a CDS encoding HNH endonuclease, coding for MVDPARSPGADNPIGPPSPQLATQAQLAISANRLPGGGVDVQGLAASVERVRQDTPQTAGWVEAEIDRSLTPVERGELARALEGDTSAGATPPTPANDAAPDPVQLGLDLTQLALDITGIIEPTPISDGSNTVISAGRAIGSLFSGNWGDAGGHALNGVLSAAGIIPYLGDAAKAGKVGKWAQTVSDSVAAVVANPALRGALEPALRQVKNAVDAIPQGAIDALPGSARDAINRMKSQLDEFFGAGTRQADEGIYTGTVRGQSVELRGIDSVPVNYVKRDRVEYAALRNSFDSSVRGNFLRDLAGDPAKVDALRRAGLDQAAIDRIATGRVPQGWQVHHKLPLDDGGTNSFDNLVLIRNDPHHIALTNAQRTLVGDLGVGQSRQVDFPIARGFVYPPAP
- the groL gene encoding chaperonin GroEL (60 kDa chaperone family; promotes refolding of misfolded polypeptides especially under stressful conditions; forms two stacked rings of heptamers to form a barrel-shaped 14mer; ends can be capped by GroES; misfolded proteins enter the barrel where they are refolded when GroES binds), producing MAAKDVKFGRDARERILRGVDILADAVKVTLGPKGRNVVIDKSFGAPRITKDGVTVAKEIELKDKFENMGAQMVREVASKTNDIAGDGTTTATVLAQAIVREGMKSVAAGMNPMDLKRGIDLAVIKVVEDVKSRSKPVAGTAEIAQVGIISANGDTVVGEKIAEAMEKVGKEGVITVEEAKGLDFELDVVEGMQFDRGYLSPYFITNPEKMTVELQDPYILIHEKKLSNLQAMLPILEAVVQSGRPLLIIAEDIEGEALATLVVNKLRGGLKVAAVKAPGFGDRRKAMLEDIAVLTKGEVISEDLGIKLETVTLGMLGTAKRVTIDKDNTTVIDGAGEADSIKGRTDAIRQQIENTTSDYDREKLQERLAKLAGGVAVIKVGGASEVEVKERKDRVDDALHATRAAVEEGIVPGGGTALLYATKALDGLKGANEDQTRGVDIVRKSLTALVRQIAANAGHDGAVVSGKLLDQTDTSYGFNASTDVYENLVAAGVIDPTKVVRTALQNAASVAGLLITTEAAVSELPEDKPAMPMGGGGMGGMGGMDF
- the groES gene encoding co-chaperone GroES, which produces MSFRPLHDRVLVRRVEAEQKTAGGIIIPDTAQEKPQEGEVVSVGSGTRADDGKVTPLDVKAGDRILFGKWSGTEVKVNGEDLLIMKESDILGILG